One segment of Apus apus isolate bApuApu2 chromosome 1, bApuApu2.pri.cur, whole genome shotgun sequence DNA contains the following:
- the FBLN1 gene encoding fibulin-1 isoform X2, giving the protein MEDFGGARPLRLLLLLALLPSLRGQDLSMEECCDKGIEWANKNRICTSLPLISESRECSMTQVQCCRSQLEKQYCSDGIEFANVREECDSHIGENSTCETEYFKACCYCCLLGKAAQVQGQSCEPNPKIGHHCGIVFRACCVKGEEGIDVSISDDAPKKEQVEISKEELDQEDPYLHDGCRGGGPCSQQCRDTGSSYVCSCFVGYQLQSDGVNCEDINECITGTHSCGIGQTCVNTLGSFRCQRDTSCGTGYELTDDSRCKDIDECETGTHNCPPDFICQNTPGSFRCRPKLQCMSGFIQDALGNCIDINECLSNNMPCPAGQICINTDGSFTCQRISPNCGRGYHLNEDGTRCVDVDECSASNQPCGEGHVCINAPGNYRCECKSGYSFDVISRTCIDINECRRYPGRLCAHKCENTPGSYYCTCTMGFKLSADGRSCEDLNECESSPCSQECANVYGSYQCYCRRGFQLSDIDGISCEDIDECALPTGGHICSFRCINIPGSFQCTCPSTGYRLAPNARNCQDIDECVAESHNCSFNETCFNIQGGFRCLSLECPENYRKSGDTRCERLPCNENKECQSLPLRITYYHLSFPTNIQVPTDIFRMGPSNAVPGDKILLSIISGNQEGFFTTKKVNNHSGIVVMQRQITEPRDLLLTIQMQLSRHGTVNTFIAKLFIFVSAQL; this is encoded by the exons CATGACTCAGGTGCAGTGCTGCCGCAGCCAGTTGGAGAAGCAATACTGTTCAGATGGGATTGAATTTGCCAACGTGCGTGAGGAGTGTGACTCACATATTGGTGAAAATTCGACCTGTGAAACTGAATACTTCAAG gcATGTTGTTACTGTTGTTTGCTGGGAAAGGCTGCCCAAGTTCAAGGACAGAGTTGTGAACCCAACCCGAAGATAGGACACCACTGTGGAATTGTCTTCAGAGCTTGCTGTGTGAAGGGTGAAGAAGGCATTGATGTGTCCATCAGCGATGATGCTCCTAAAAAGGAGCAAG TTGAAATTTCAAAGGAGGAACTAGACCAAGAAGATCCTTATCTGCATGATGGCTGCAGAG GTGGTGGTCCCTGCTCTCAGCAGTGCAGAGACACAGGATCCAGTTACGTCTGCTCCTGCTTTGTTGGGTATCAGCTTCAATCAGATGGTGTCAACTGTGAag ATATTAATGAGTGTATCACTGGGACGCACAGCTGTGGGATTGGACAAACCTGTGTCAACACATTAGGGTCCTTTCGCTGTCAGCGGGACACAAGCTGTGGCACTGGTTATGAACTAACAGATGACAGTCGTTGCAAAG ATATTGACGAGTGTGAGACTGGTACTCATAACTGCCCCCCCGATTTTATCTGTCAGAATACTCCAGGATCTTTCCGTTGCCGACCCAAGCTACAGTGCATGAGTGGGTTTATCCAAGATGCGCTAGGCAACTGCATTG ATATCAACGAATGCCTGAGCAACAACATGCCATGCCCAGCTGGGCAGATATGTATTAACACTGATGGTTCATTTACCTGCCAGCGAATCTCACCCAACTGTGGCCGAGGCTACCATCTCAATGAAGATGGAACAAGATGTGTAG ATGTGGATGAGTGCTCAGCTTCTAATCAGCCTTGTGGAGAAGGACATGTTTGTATAAATGCCCCAGGCAATTACCGTTGTGAGTGCAAATCTGGCTATTCTTTTGATGTCATCAGTAGAACTTGTATTG ATATCAATGAATGCAGACGTTACCCAGGCCGCCTTTGTGCTCACAAGTGTGAGAATACTCCTGGCTCCTATTACTGCACGTGTACCATGGGATTCAAACTTTCAGCTGATGGCAGGTCATGTGAAG atttAAATGAGTGTGAGAGCAGCCCCTGTAGTCAAGAGTGTGCCAATGTTTATGGCTCCTACCAGTGTTACTGCCGCCGCGGCTTTCAGCTTAGTGACATAGATGGAATTTCATGTGAAG ATATCGATGAATGTGCATTACCTACTGGAGGGCATATCTGTTCCTTTCGATGTATTAATATTCCTGGGAGCTTTCAATGTACTTGTCCATCCACTGGTTACAGGTTGGCACCCAATGCACGCAACTGCCAGG ATATTGATGAGTGTGTTGCAGAAAGCCACAACTGCTCTTTCAATGAGACCTGCTTTAACATCCAGGGGGGCTTTCGCTGCCTGTCTTTGGAATGTCCAGAAAATTACCGCAAGTCAGGAGATAC TCGCTGTGAGCGCTTGCCTTGTAATGAAAATAAGGAGTGCCAGAGCCTGCCTCTGAGAATAACCTACTATCACCTCTCTTTTCCTACCAACATTCAAGTACCCACCGACATTTTCCGCATGGGCCCTTCCAATGCTGTCCCTGGGGATAAAATTCTGCTATCCATCATCAGCGGGAACCAGGAGGGTTTTTTCACCACAAAAAAAGTGAACAACCACAGTGGCATTGTGGTCATGCAGCGGCAAATCACAGAGCCCAGAGACCTTCTTCTGACAATTCAAATGCAACTTTCCCGCCATGGAACTGTCAACACATTTATTGCCAAACTTTTTATCTTTGTCTCTGCACAGCTTTGA